The following proteins are encoded in a genomic region of Chryseobacterium cucumeris:
- a CDS encoding phage holin family protein: MIETIKEYASKRIDLLKIEATEKSSLSAGLITYFVVLLVAFAFFIILFNFGIAFLIGKALDNYSYGFLIVAAFYALIMAFVVAFKTKIVNTVADQVIKFLNH; the protein is encoded by the coding sequence ATGATAGAAACTATTAAAGAATACGCCTCCAAGAGAATCGATCTTCTGAAAATTGAAGCGACTGAAAAGTCGTCACTTTCTGCCGGGCTCATTACTTACTTTGTAGTACTGCTTGTTGCTTTTGCTTTTTTTATTATCCTTTTCAACTTTGGAATTGCTTTCCTTATCGGAAAAGCATTGGATAATTATTCCTATGGATTCTTAATTGTAGCTGCATTTTATGCGCTGATAATGGCTTTTGTGGTTGCCTTCAAAACAAAAATTGTGAATACTGTTGCAGATCAGGTTATTAAATTTTTAAATCATTAA
- the porQ gene encoding type IX secretion system protein PorQ gives MKKIIIFSLFLSGIVSYAQTGTNVYPFLNVPVSARQAALGGDAISVRDYDVSFAIANPALLNKDSDKQLSVNATAYLADSKYGTIAYAKDFENGHMATINARYMSYGSIPRTDESGFENGEFKASDVAIGAGYAYQFEEDWTIGGGLNFITSKIDNYTSSAISGTAGITYHNKKSKEVVSLVMRNFGFQLKSFNGTRENLPFRIDLGYTKIIKNFPLAITITAHDLQKFDISSEENLDGQKVGAGRKIADHFSLGAELFPEKNFNIRLGYNVKRGNELAVSDQRNFSGLSAGFGVKVSRFRIDYAHVRYHNSSNVNQIGISMDLSSHRGE, from the coding sequence TTGAAGAAAATTATCATTTTTTCATTATTTCTATCAGGAATTGTTTCTTATGCGCAAACAGGAACAAATGTTTATCCGTTCTTAAATGTACCTGTATCTGCAAGGCAGGCTGCTTTGGGCGGAGATGCAATTTCGGTAAGAGATTATGATGTTTCCTTTGCTATTGCAAACCCTGCCCTGTTAAATAAAGATTCTGACAAACAGCTTTCTGTAAACGCAACGGCTTACCTTGCCGACTCGAAATATGGAACGATTGCTTATGCCAAAGACTTTGAGAATGGCCATATGGCTACCATCAATGCAAGGTATATGAGCTATGGAAGTATTCCGAGGACGGATGAAAGCGGTTTCGAAAACGGAGAATTCAAAGCTTCAGATGTAGCGATTGGTGCAGGCTATGCCTACCAGTTTGAAGAAGACTGGACGATTGGTGGAGGACTTAATTTTATTACCTCAAAAATTGACAACTATACTTCTTCCGCGATCTCAGGAACAGCGGGAATTACCTATCATAATAAAAAGAGCAAGGAAGTCGTTTCACTGGTCATGAGAAACTTTGGGTTTCAGCTGAAATCCTTTAACGGGACAAGAGAAAATCTTCCTTTCAGAATCGATCTTGGATATACCAAAATCATCAAGAACTTCCCTCTTGCCATTACTATTACCGCACATGACCTTCAGAAGTTTGATATTTCTTCAGAAGAAAACCTGGACGGGCAGAAAGTGGGTGCCGGCAGAAAGATTGCCGATCACTTTTCTTTGGGAGCCGAATTGTTTCCGGAAAAGAATTTCAATATCAGGCTGGGATATAATGTAAAAAGAGGAAATGAGCTGGCGGTTTCGGATCAAAGAAATTTCTCGGGACTTTCTGCAGGATTTGGAGTTAAAGTTTCCAGATTCCGTATTGATTATGCCCACGTGAGATATCACAACTCTTCGAACGTCAATCAGATAGGAATTTCTATGGACCTTTCCAGCCACAGAGGAGAATAA
- a CDS encoding YtxH domain-containing protein → MSRKGNNTAGILAGLLAGAAAGVILGMLYAPEEGKETRKKIKTKANDLKDQAKNKYGEVSEKVKDQYSNISSTFKETANSVAHTVKDGYDKYKDQIVSKTADLAKDVEAELNDLKK, encoded by the coding sequence ATGTCTAGAAAAGGAAATAATACAGCAGGTATATTGGCAGGACTTCTTGCAGGTGCTGCGGCAGGTGTAATCTTAGGAATGTTATACGCACCGGAAGAAGGTAAAGAAACCAGAAAAAAAATCAAAACAAAGGCTAATGATCTTAAAGATCAGGCAAAAAACAAATACGGTGAGGTTTCTGAAAAAGTGAAAGACCAGTACAGCAATATTTCTTCTACTTTCAAGGAAACGGCGAACAGCGTAGCACATACTGTGAAAGACGGATATGACAAATACAAAGATCAGATTGTTTCTAAAACTGCAGATTTGGCAAAAGATGTAGAAGCAGAACTGAATGATCTGAAAAAATAA
- the frr gene encoding ribosome recycling factor, producing MEELDLILESVKQDMDAAVKHLDHAFQRIRAGRASTTMVQDVMVEYYGAMTPINQVANVSVPDAMTISIQPWDRTAINAIEKAIINSNLGFAPSNNGENIILNVPPLTEERRKELAKQAKVETENTKVTVRNARQDGLKELKKLEGVSEDVVKGVEEEIQAYTDKYVKLCDEHLKTKEAEIMKV from the coding sequence ATGGAAGAATTAGATCTTATATTAGAATCTGTAAAACAGGATATGGATGCAGCGGTAAAGCACCTGGATCACGCATTTCAAAGAATTAGAGCAGGACGTGCTTCTACGACAATGGTTCAGGATGTAATGGTAGAATACTACGGAGCAATGACTCCTATCAACCAGGTTGCGAATGTTTCTGTTCCGGATGCAATGACAATCTCTATTCAACCTTGGGACAGAACAGCAATCAATGCGATTGAAAAAGCAATCATTAATTCCAACTTAGGTTTTGCACCTTCTAACAACGGAGAAAACATTATCCTTAATGTTCCGCCTTTAACAGAGGAAAGAAGAAAGGAGCTTGCAAAACAGGCTAAAGTGGAAACTGAGAACACTAAAGTAACGGTAAGAAATGCAAGACAGGACGGTTTGAAAGAACTTAAAAAACTGGAAGGAGTTTCTGAAGATGTCGTAAAAGGCGTGGAAGAAGAAATCCAGGCTTACACTGATAAATACGTTAAGCTTTGCGATGAGCATCTTAAGACAAAAGAAGCTGAAATTATGAAAGTATAA
- the pyrH gene encoding UMP kinase, with protein MKYKRILLKLSGEALMGNRQYGIDNERLQEYAAEIKKVVEKGCEVAIVIGGGNIFRGVAGAAKGMDRVQGDYMGMLATVINGMALQGALEDAGIKTRLQSAIEMDKVAEPFIKRRAVRHLEKGRVVIFGAGTGNPYFTTDTAATLRAIEIGADVILKGTRVDGIYDSDPEKNADAVKYNSLSFDEVFEKNLKVMDMTAFTLSHENKLPIIVFDMNKDGNLEKIVDGENVGTLVDL; from the coding sequence ATGAAATATAAAAGAATCCTTCTGAAACTGAGCGGTGAGGCCTTAATGGGAAACAGACAATACGGTATTGACAACGAAAGACTGCAGGAATATGCAGCTGAGATCAAAAAGGTAGTTGAAAAAGGCTGTGAAGTAGCGATCGTAATCGGAGGAGGAAACATTTTCCGTGGTGTTGCAGGAGCTGCCAAAGGAATGGACAGAGTGCAGGGAGATTATATGGGAATGCTGGCCACGGTAATCAACGGAATGGCTTTGCAGGGAGCATTGGAAGATGCAGGAATTAAAACAAGACTTCAGTCTGCTATCGAAATGGATAAAGTAGCTGAACCTTTCATCAAAAGAAGAGCGGTAAGACACCTTGAAAAAGGAAGAGTAGTGATCTTTGGGGCAGGAACAGGAAATCCTTATTTTACGACAGATACAGCGGCTACCTTAAGAGCGATCGAAATCGGAGCTGATGTGATCTTAAAAGGAACAAGGGTAGACGGAATCTACGACAGCGATCCTGAAAAGAATGCAGATGCTGTAAAATACAATTCATTATCTTTTGATGAAGTATTTGAGAAAAACCTTAAAGTAATGGATATGACCGCATTTACTCTGAGCCACGAAAATAAATTGCCAATCATTGTATTCGATATGAACAAAGATGGAAATTTAGAAAAAATCGTAGACGGAGAAAATGTAGGGACTTTAGTTGATTTATAA
- the cmk gene encoding (d)CMP kinase yields the protein MKKPVIAIDGYSSTGKSSISKIIADQLGLIHMDTGALYRGVTWYALQHCLNENGEIDLNTLFSSFNQIKLEFKNNDGTLILFLNDTDISTEIRTNIVSDNVSLVAKQKEVRDFLLQSQRTLAEKGGVIMDGRDIGTVVLPDADYKFFLTASIDERTNRRFLELKGLGIEADKEQVKQNLVERDKIDSEREIAPLKQADDAIVIDNSALTKEETIQLILSHIQKI from the coding sequence ATGAAAAAACCTGTAATTGCTATCGATGGGTACTCGTCTACCGGAAAAAGTTCTATCTCTAAAATCATTGCTGATCAACTGGGACTTATTCATATGGATACAGGGGCACTTTACAGAGGAGTTACCTGGTATGCTTTGCAGCATTGTCTGAATGAAAACGGTGAGATTGATCTGAATACATTGTTCTCTTCTTTTAATCAGATCAAACTTGAATTTAAAAATAACGACGGCACCCTTATTCTTTTCCTGAATGACACAGATATCTCTACGGAAATCCGTACCAATATCGTATCAGACAACGTAAGTCTTGTTGCCAAGCAAAAAGAGGTGAGAGATTTCCTCCTGCAGTCACAGCGCACTTTGGCAGAAAAAGGTGGCGTTATTATGGACGGGCGTGACATCGGGACAGTAGTTCTGCCAGATGCAGACTATAAATTCTTTCTTACTGCCAGTATTGATGAAAGAACCAACAGAAGATTTCTGGAACTGAAAGGACTGGGAATTGAGGCGGATAAGGAACAGGTAAAGCAAAACCTTGTAGAACGCGATAAAATCGATAGTGAGCGTGAAATAGCCCCTTTGAAGCAGGCTGACGACGCTATTGTCATTGATAATTCGGCACTCACCAAAGAGGAAACCATACAGCTTATTTTATCTCACATCCAAAAGATTTAA
- a CDS encoding 3-oxoacyl-ACP synthase III family protein translates to MMTKIIGVGNYIPSETITNLFFDKHIFLNEEGILLKENNASITDKLKKITGIEERRYAHSTQVTSDLGVIAARAAIENAGIDPETLDYIIFAHNFGDVRFGTVQSDTVPSLAARVKHVLGIRNNFCVAYDVLFGCPGWIEGVIQAHAFIKSGIAKRCLVIGAETLSRVVDIHDRDSMIYADGAGAAVLEVNQDDDAGIKSHLSASYTLEEKDYLYFGKSYNNERCPDTRYIKMDGRKIYEFALVNVPDAMKKCLDNSGYSIDQLNKIIIHQANEKMDEAIVNRFYQLYGKPVPENIMPMVIHKLGNSSVATIPSLLTMILQDELEHHKIKKNDIVLFASVGAGMNINAFVYQF, encoded by the coding sequence ATGATGACAAAAATAATCGGGGTAGGAAATTATATCCCATCGGAAACCATAACCAATTTATTTTTTGATAAACATATTTTTCTTAATGAAGAAGGGATTTTATTAAAGGAGAATAACGCTTCCATTACGGATAAGCTTAAAAAGATTACAGGTATTGAAGAAAGGAGATATGCACATAGTACACAGGTCACTTCAGATCTGGGCGTCATTGCGGCGCGTGCAGCCATAGAAAATGCAGGGATCGATCCTGAAACATTGGACTATATTATATTTGCCCATAATTTTGGGGATGTTCGCTTCGGAACGGTTCAGTCTGATACGGTGCCCAGCCTTGCAGCAAGGGTGAAACATGTATTGGGAATCAGAAATAATTTCTGTGTGGCCTATGATGTGCTTTTCGGATGTCCGGGATGGATTGAAGGGGTAATACAGGCTCACGCGTTTATCAAATCCGGTATAGCGAAGCGATGTCTGGTTATTGGAGCAGAAACACTTTCCCGTGTGGTAGATATCCACGACAGAGACAGTATGATCTATGCCGACGGTGCCGGGGCGGCTGTTCTGGAAGTAAATCAGGATGATGATGCCGGGATCAAATCCCATTTGTCAGCTTCTTATACCCTTGAAGAAAAAGACTATCTGTATTTTGGAAAATCTTACAACAACGAAAGATGCCCGGATACCCGGTATATTAAGATGGATGGTCGTAAAATATATGAATTCGCTCTCGTGAATGTTCCGGATGCGATGAAAAAATGTCTGGACAACAGTGGATATTCCATTGATCAGTTGAATAAGATTATTATTCATCAGGCGAATGAAAAAATGGACGAAGCCATCGTTAACAGGTTTTATCAGCTGTATGGAAAACCGGTTCCGGAAAATATCATGCCTATGGTTATTCATAAATTAGGTAACAGCAGTGTGGCTACGATTCCTTCTTTGCTGACGATGATTTTGCAGGATGAACTTGAACATCATAAAATCAAAAAAAATGATATTGTGTTATTTGCTTCAGTAGGAGCAGGGATGAATATCAATGCTTTTGTGTATCAGTTTTAA
- a CDS encoding putative phage abortive infection protein yields MKKNNLVFWLIGLGSMAFMSFVLWRNYVYASNLGKDYQGLFGDMFGASNALFTGLSFVGVIIAILLQRQDINNQKEDTKIQNFEAIFFNLLKLHRETVVSLEKTYKKLVQKGVQRTTEEYNVKGVQLMGRIYGEYLEALPEDKKFNRQVYHYIYKQNWDVLGHYYRGIQSILDYVDRFKLSTNKEFYYKKLYFDLIKSQLSEYETAMIFYHFLYLEDRHYKCLAEMNCLFEYINEELVTNDKELYEKYAFVF; encoded by the coding sequence ATGAAAAAGAATAATTTGGTTTTCTGGCTTATTGGGTTAGGATCTATGGCATTTATGAGCTTTGTATTATGGAGAAATTACGTTTATGCATCAAATCTAGGAAAAGACTATCAAGGATTGTTTGGAGATATGTTTGGTGCTTCAAATGCCCTTTTTACGGGATTATCATTTGTGGGTGTTATAATCGCGATTTTATTACAAAGACAAGATATAAATAATCAGAAGGAAGATACTAAAATCCAAAATTTTGAAGCAATCTTTTTTAATTTACTTAAATTACATAGAGAAACAGTAGTTTCTTTAGAAAAGACATATAAAAAGTTAGTTCAAAAAGGGGTACAAAGAACAACAGAAGAATACAATGTAAAAGGTGTTCAGTTAATGGGAAGAATATATGGAGAATATCTTGAAGCTTTACCTGAAGATAAAAAATTCAATAGGCAAGTTTATCACTATATCTACAAACAAAATTGGGATGTTTTAGGGCATTATTATAGAGGTATACAGTCGATTCTTGATTATGTTGATCGATTTAAACTTTCGACCAATAAGGAATTTTATTATAAAAAGTTATATTTTGATCTTATAAAATCACAATTGTCTGAATATGAAACAGCAATGATTTTTTATCATTTTTTGTATTTGGAAGACAGGCACTATAAATGTTTAGCTGAAATGAATTGTTTATTTGAATATATTAATGAAGAATTAGTTACTAATGATAAGGAATTGTACGAGAAATATGCATTTGTATTCTAA
- a CDS encoding lipase family protein, which produces MTNPSLDAYQQVFGMAGLANRAGGYNGFGIQLQQQLQYDLSYYFNNVPPVKIMDQKTPSIANPSAVAELGNWDLVWGPALIEEKNEKGVPTGVADNALYVVKSDAVAFPGGPTLPTYVVAIAATNPSSLYDWETEDFSVAEVVNWTTYNPSNFAPSAFNGIDPYISKGTATGVGILLGLISPGDAAAPNTTLQQFLASLSPDPDTAIIFCGHSLAGALSPTLALYLKENKDLDAFGVTLVYPTAGPTPGEAAFANLFNSKFPPLPPGWQQQTGTYQSWNTMHWNDLDVVPHAWPVSELGKIATIYGQAPTYMTAALLNALQKIAIADSSNSGASYTRIQNQSLPGRLQHSSASSVSIKTPPESLQDYMLQLSVQHVGMYNGIPAEGSNPQVEGLILSQPLPKPEVKLVPGVTAVTELEMILKIINQIIGWISSRYVLVEKENATQNVEADK; this is translated from the coding sequence ATGACAAATCCATCTTTAGATGCCTATCAACAAGTTTTCGGTATGGCAGGTCTTGCCAACCGTGCCGGAGGCTACAACGGTTTTGGTATCCAACTGCAGCAACAGCTTCAGTATGATTTATCCTATTATTTTAACAATGTTCCTCCGGTTAAAATAATGGATCAGAAAACACCTTCCATAGCTAATCCTTCAGCAGTAGCGGAATTAGGAAACTGGGATCTGGTCTGGGGACCTGCCCTGATCGAAGAAAAAAATGAAAAGGGAGTTCCTACCGGAGTTGCAGATAATGCATTATATGTTGTTAAATCTGATGCTGTCGCATTTCCGGGAGGTCCTACATTGCCTACCTACGTTGTGGCTATTGCTGCCACTAATCCTTCCTCTCTTTACGATTGGGAAACAGAAGATTTCTCAGTGGCAGAAGTAGTAAACTGGACCACTTATAATCCTTCCAACTTTGCTCCATCAGCCTTTAACGGCATTGACCCTTATATTTCAAAAGGAACGGCTACCGGAGTCGGTATACTTCTGGGACTTATAAGTCCGGGTGATGCAGCCGCACCCAATACCACGCTTCAACAGTTTCTTGCCAGCTTAAGTCCGGATCCGGATACAGCCATCATATTCTGTGGACATAGCCTTGCCGGAGCATTATCTCCTACCCTTGCCCTTTATCTGAAAGAAAATAAAGATCTGGATGCTTTCGGGGTAACGCTTGTATATCCTACTGCCGGGCCAACGCCAGGTGAGGCAGCATTCGCCAATCTGTTCAATAGTAAATTCCCACCATTACCTCCGGGATGGCAGCAACAGACAGGTACTTATCAAAGCTGGAATACCATGCACTGGAACGATCTGGACGTTGTTCCTCATGCATGGCCGGTATCGGAACTGGGGAAAATTGCAACGATTTATGGCCAGGCTCCTACCTATATGACGGCAGCCTTATTAAACGCTTTACAAAAGATTGCAATTGCTGATTCTTCAAATTCAGGAGCCAGTTATACAAGAATACAGAACCAATCGCTGCCAGGCCGGCTCCAACACTCAAGTGCCTCCTCGGTGAGCATTAAGACACCTCCTGAGTCTTTGCAGGACTATATGCTGCAGCTATCCGTACAGCATGTAGGAATGTATAATGGCATTCCTGCGGAAGGATCCAATCCACAGGTAGAAGGACTTATTTTATCACAGCCATTACCAAAACCAGAGGTGAAGCTGGTACCGGGAGTAACTGCTGTCACGGAATTGGAGATGATTCTTAAAATAATAAATCAGATCATCGGATGGATTTCTTCCCGTTATGTTTTGGTTGAAAAGGAAAATGCCACACAGAATGTTGAAGCAGACAAATAA